The Streptomyces phaeolivaceus genome has a window encoding:
- a CDS encoding siderophore-interacting protein, with protein sequence MGQGHGWEGAVLKLLRGKDFVFTVTGAEQVTEHYRRIHLTDGGMLGVTGVHPTMWVRLWFDAAGKPHQRAYTLVDPDPAAGAFSLEFALHDGHASDWARAARPGDTIEATVHGTAFTDPDPAPSHILAMGDPAYLPAINSLLTALPSAPATIWFETSAAPEAEDETEGKTTGKTTRGTASDTGGDTGGATGGATGGDTGGETGGLPLRLDPARHDFRPVPRENAGARLLSQVKTDVPALLADTPDPYVWIACDTATTRSLTAYFRKELGLPKQRMHALGYWRP encoded by the coding sequence ATGGGGCAGGGGCACGGCTGGGAGGGAGCGGTCCTCAAACTGCTCCGCGGGAAGGACTTCGTCTTCACGGTGACCGGTGCGGAACAGGTCACCGAGCACTACCGCCGGATCCATCTCACCGACGGCGGCATGCTCGGGGTGACCGGGGTCCACCCGACGATGTGGGTACGGCTCTGGTTCGACGCCGCCGGCAAACCGCATCAGCGGGCGTACACCCTCGTCGACCCCGACCCGGCCGCGGGCGCGTTCAGCCTGGAGTTCGCCCTCCACGACGGCCACGCCAGCGACTGGGCCCGCGCCGCGCGGCCCGGCGACACCATCGAGGCCACGGTCCACGGCACCGCCTTCACCGACCCGGACCCGGCCCCCTCCCACATCCTCGCCATGGGCGACCCGGCCTACCTCCCCGCCATCAACTCCCTCCTCACCGCCCTCCCCTCGGCCCCGGCGACGATCTGGTTCGAGACATCGGCCGCACCGGAAGCCGAGGACGAGACCGAAGGCAAAACCACGGGCAAAACCACGCGCGGTACCGCGAGCGACACCGGCGGCGACACCGGCGGCGCGACCGGTGGCGCGACCGGTGGCGACACCGGTGGCGAGACCGGTGGTCTCCCGCTCCGCCTCGACCCGGCCCGTCACGACTTCCGCCCGGTGCCCCGGGAGAACGCCGGCGCGCGCCTGCTCAGCCAGGTGAAGACCGATGTCCCCGCCCTCCTCGCGGACACGCCCGACCCTTACGTCTGGATCGCCTGCGACACCGCGACGACCCGCTCCCTGACGGCGTACTTCCGCAAGGAACTGGGCCTGCCGAAGCAGCGCATGCACGCGCTGGGCTACTGGCGCCCATGA